In the Natrinema amylolyticum genome, one interval contains:
- a CDS encoding PAS domain S-box protein, with the protein MGASSPTDADLRTRVRRQEVISDLSQQALETDDIDRLLRDAVAAVSETMNAERCHVLELLPDENAGILRHGVGREAGAVGSATVAIPRDSLAGTALRTSEPVIVEDLRTDDRFSALEGCGTDDVRSGIGVVVGSSDDPWGVLELYTSDQRAFAEPAVGFVQRVASVLGSAIDDRRAATECGERERRLEERERRLSTLIDNVPGMVYRCRNERGWPMEFVSDSCEELTGYDPEALESGAVGWGTDVMVDADRETLWETIQREAGEGATFSETYRIETADGDRRWVRDYGRGVFDEAGDLVRVEGIVSDITERKRAQQRLADERDMFAEGPAIVFRWRAEDGWPVEYVSENVEDVLGYAPAALESGDVPYTDLLLEEEIERIAREVDENSDETTERFSHEPYRVETSDGDVRWVKDTTKIVRDESGDITHYLGYLVDITERRERERELRQYETIVEAVNDGVYVVDDGRFAMVNDAYAAMVGYDREELVGEPVSLVVDEDVRDRARRAETAMRDGDANVSPVEAELETADGDRVPAEATFAMLSNDDEETRRVGVVRDIADRKERERALERTERRFEAIFEDPNILVGLLEPDGTVLDINGTAMEYVDADLEAVTGEPFWKTPWWGEGDEVRADVERWVDRAADGEYVEFEADLTRPDGERYTLEGAFRPVTNDAGDVVSVIVSDRDVTERKERERQLATLMDNVPGMVYRCRNERGWPMEFVSDACEELTGYDPEALENGDIEWGADVMVQEDREMLWETVQREAGEGATFSETYRIETADGDRRWVRDYGRGVFDDDGALVDIEGIIADITDRKRLESELEESERRYRTLVEQFPNGAVALVDEDLRYQTVGGSPDDVADVTADEIQGVPVEEALPSELADELVPRYETAMEGESSAFETTFDGRVYDFHVVPVRDGDGEVFAALGMSQDITERREYERRLEESERRYRTLVENFPEGAVGLFDENLEYTAVGGQLHDEVGIATADRVGNSVSDIYPERVVEEVEPYFHAALEGETNAFEIEFYGRHLYAHTLPVRNAADEIFAGMVVVQDITERREYRRRLEESNERLEQFAYAASHDLQEPLRMVTSYLQLIEKRYGDAFDEDGEEFLAYAVDGAERMRAMIDGLLEYSRVEARGNPFEPTDLNALLEEVLEDLQLRIDETDAEITTTELPRVEGDASQLRQVLQNLVNNAITYSGDEPPRVHVGARRRDGEWVISVRDEGIGIDPADQERVFSIFDRLHSRTEYDGTGIGLALCERIVERHGGDIWVDSDPGEGATFSFTLPA; encoded by the coding sequence ATGGGAGCGTCTTCGCCCACGGATGCGGACCTTCGGACTCGGGTCCGGCGACAGGAGGTTATCAGCGACCTCAGCCAGCAGGCCCTGGAGACGGACGATATCGACCGCCTCCTTCGCGACGCAGTAGCGGCCGTCAGCGAGACGATGAACGCAGAGCGCTGTCACGTGCTCGAACTGCTGCCGGACGAGAACGCGGGGATTCTACGACACGGTGTCGGCCGGGAAGCGGGTGCCGTCGGATCGGCGACGGTAGCGATCCCTCGAGACTCGCTGGCGGGGACCGCGCTCCGGACCTCCGAACCGGTCATCGTCGAGGACCTGCGAACCGACGATCGATTCTCCGCCCTCGAGGGATGCGGCACGGACGACGTTCGCAGCGGAATCGGCGTCGTGGTCGGCTCGAGCGACGATCCGTGGGGGGTACTGGAGCTGTACACGAGCGACCAGCGAGCGTTCGCGGAGCCCGCTGTCGGTTTCGTTCAGCGCGTCGCGTCCGTCCTCGGATCGGCGATCGACGACCGTCGAGCGGCGACCGAGTGCGGGGAACGCGAGCGCCGACTCGAGGAACGGGAGCGCCGGCTCTCGACGCTGATCGATAACGTCCCGGGGATGGTGTATCGCTGCCGGAACGAGCGCGGCTGGCCGATGGAGTTCGTCAGCGATTCCTGCGAGGAGCTGACCGGCTACGACCCCGAGGCCCTCGAGAGCGGGGCGGTCGGCTGGGGAACGGACGTTATGGTCGACGCGGATCGCGAGACCCTCTGGGAGACGATCCAGCGGGAGGCCGGCGAGGGAGCGACGTTCTCGGAGACCTACCGCATCGAGACCGCCGACGGCGACCGGCGGTGGGTCAGAGATTACGGCCGCGGCGTCTTCGACGAGGCGGGCGACCTCGTCCGGGTCGAGGGAATCGTCTCGGATATCACCGAGCGCAAACGGGCCCAACAGCGACTCGCGGACGAGCGCGATATGTTCGCCGAGGGACCCGCGATCGTCTTCAGATGGCGGGCCGAAGACGGCTGGCCGGTCGAGTACGTCTCCGAGAACGTCGAAGACGTGCTCGGCTACGCGCCGGCGGCGCTCGAGTCCGGGGACGTGCCGTACACCGACCTGCTCCTCGAGGAGGAGATCGAGCGAATCGCTCGCGAGGTCGACGAGAACAGCGACGAGACGACGGAACGGTTCAGCCACGAGCCGTACCGCGTCGAGACCAGCGACGGCGACGTCCGGTGGGTGAAAGACACCACGAAAATCGTCCGCGACGAAAGCGGCGACATCACACACTACCTGGGATATCTGGTCGATATCACCGAGCGCAGGGAGCGCGAGCGGGAACTCAGGCAGTACGAGACCATCGTCGAGGCCGTCAACGACGGCGTCTACGTGGTCGACGACGGGCGGTTCGCGATGGTCAACGACGCGTACGCGGCGATGGTCGGCTACGACCGCGAGGAACTGGTCGGCGAGCCCGTCTCGCTGGTCGTCGACGAGGACGTGAGAGACCGGGCGCGACGGGCGGAGACCGCGATGCGGGACGGAGATGCGAACGTGTCCCCGGTCGAGGCGGAACTGGAGACGGCGGACGGCGATCGGGTCCCGGCGGAGGCGACGTTTGCGATGCTGTCGAACGACGACGAAGAGACGCGGCGCGTCGGCGTCGTTCGGGACATCGCCGACCGAAAAGAACGCGAGCGAGCCCTCGAGCGGACGGAGCGTCGCTTCGAAGCGATCTTCGAGGACCCGAACATCCTCGTCGGCCTGCTCGAGCCCGACGGGACGGTCCTGGACATCAACGGGACGGCGATGGAGTACGTCGACGCCGACCTCGAAGCGGTGACCGGCGAGCCGTTCTGGAAGACTCCGTGGTGGGGCGAGGGCGACGAGGTGCGGGCCGACGTCGAGCGGTGGGTCGACCGAGCCGCTGACGGGGAGTACGTCGAGTTCGAAGCGGATCTCACCCGACCGGACGGCGAGCGGTACACGCTCGAGGGCGCCTTCAGACCCGTGACGAACGACGCGGGCGACGTCGTGTCGGTCATCGTCTCGGATCGCGACGTCACCGAGCGCAAGGAACGCGAGCGCCAACTCGCGACGCTCATGGACAACGTGCCGGGGATGGTCTACCGGTGTCGGAACGAACGCGGGTGGCCGATGGAGTTCGTCAGCGACGCCTGCGAGGAGCTGACCGGCTACGACCCCGAGGCCCTCGAAAACGGCGATATCGAATGGGGTGCGGACGTCATGGTTCAGGAAGACCGCGAGATGCTCTGGGAAACGGTCCAGCGGGAGGCCGGCGAGGGAGCGACGTTCTCGGAGACCTACCGCATCGAGACCGCCGACGGCGACCGGCGGTGGGTCAGAGATTACGGCCGCGGCGTCTTCGACGACGACGGCGCGCTCGTCGATATCGAAGGGATCATCGCCGACATCACCGACCGCAAGCGCCTGGAATCCGAACTCGAGGAGAGCGAACGCCGCTACCGGACGCTGGTCGAACAGTTCCCGAACGGTGCCGTTGCTCTCGTGGACGAGGACCTGCGCTACCAGACCGTCGGGGGCAGCCCCGACGACGTGGCCGACGTCACAGCCGACGAAATCCAGGGGGTCCCGGTCGAGGAGGCCCTGCCGTCGGAACTGGCAGACGAACTCGTTCCGCGCTACGAGACCGCAATGGAGGGGGAGTCCAGCGCGTTCGAGACGACGTTCGACGGACGCGTCTATGACTTCCACGTCGTTCCGGTCCGCGACGGCGACGGCGAGGTGTTCGCCGCGCTGGGAATGTCCCAGGACATCACCGAGCGCCGCGAGTACGAGCGTCGGCTCGAGGAGTCCGAGCGCCGCTACCGCACCCTCGTGGAGAACTTCCCCGAGGGCGCAGTCGGACTGTTCGACGAGAATCTGGAGTACACGGCCGTTGGCGGCCAACTCCACGACGAGGTCGGCATCGCCACGGCCGATCGCGTCGGAAACAGCGTCTCCGATATCTATCCGGAGCGGGTGGTCGAGGAGGTCGAACCGTACTTTCACGCGGCGCTCGAGGGCGAGACGAACGCCTTCGAGATCGAATTCTACGGCCGCCACCTGTACGCTCACACGCTCCCGGTCAGGAACGCCGCCGACGAGATATTCGCCGGAATGGTCGTCGTACAGGACATCACGGAACGGCGGGAGTATCGGCGACGGCTCGAGGAATCGAACGAACGCCTCGAACAGTTCGCTTACGCGGCCTCACACGACCTGCAGGAACCGCTGCGGATGGTCACGAGCTATCTCCAGCTCATCGAGAAGCGATACGGCGACGCCTTCGACGAGGACGGGGAAGAGTTCCTCGCGTACGCCGTCGACGGCGCCGAGCGGATGCGCGCGATGATCGACGGCCTCCTCGAGTACTCTCGGGTCGAAGCGCGCGGGAACCCGTTCGAGCCGACGGACCTGAACGCGCTTCTCGAGGAGGTACTCGAGGACCTCCAACTTCGTATCGACGAGACCGACGCGGAGATCACGACGACGGAACTCCCCCGCGTCGAGGGCGACGCCAGCCAGTTGCGGCAGGTCCTCCAGAACCTGGTGAACAACGCGATCACGTACTCGGGGGACGAGCCGCCGCGCGTTCACGTCGGTGCCCGGCGACGGGACGGAGAGTGGGTGATCTCGGTCCGCGACGAGGGGATCGGGATCGATCCGGCCGATCAAGAGCGCGTCTTCTCGATCTTCGACCGGCTTCACAGTCGGACGGAGTACGATGGGACGGGCATCGGGCTCGCGCTCTGTGAGCGCATCGTCGAACGCCACGGCGGTGACATCTGGGTCGACTCCGACCCCGGCGAGGGCGCGACGTTCTCGTTCACGCTGCCCGCCTGA
- a CDS encoding GNAT family N-acetyltransferase, with product MPGPVFLDGECVTLRPIEADDLEFLQTQVNDPRIRRPIGRSRPVNREQEREFFENDVCSDDTVVLLIVTDATPVGIVGLHEFDWEARSAELGYWVAPDHHERGYGTEAASLLVGHGFDQLGLHRIAARVFECNEPSARLLESLGFAREGVHRDAEFVDGEWRDVYWYGLLEDEWRSD from the coding sequence ATGCCCGGCCCGGTGTTTCTGGACGGCGAGTGCGTGACGCTGCGACCGATCGAAGCGGACGATCTCGAGTTTCTGCAGACCCAGGTCAACGATCCGCGAATCCGGCGGCCGATCGGTCGATCCAGACCCGTCAACCGCGAGCAGGAGCGCGAGTTTTTCGAGAACGACGTCTGTAGCGACGACACCGTGGTCCTCCTGATCGTCACCGACGCGACGCCGGTCGGCATCGTCGGCCTCCACGAGTTCGACTGGGAGGCCCGGAGCGCCGAACTCGGCTACTGGGTCGCACCTGACCACCACGAGCGGGGGTACGGCACCGAGGCGGCGTCGCTCCTCGTCGGACACGGCTTCGACCAGCTCGGCCTCCACCGGATCGCCGCCCGCGTCTTCGAGTGCAACGAGCCGTCGGCCCGGCTCCTCGAGTCGCTCGGGTTCGCGCGGGAGGGCGTCCATCGCGACGCCGAATTCGTCGACGGCGAGTGGCGGGACGTCTACTGGTACGGCCTGCTGGAGGACGAGTGGCGGTCGGACTGA
- a CDS encoding enoyl-CoA hydratase/isomerase family protein, with product MIDVETNGSIRTITIDRPEARNALTVDGLEALETAVDDADEPVIFLRGRGPAFSAGADLNEVAALEGDRDRAAEFARLGQRVARTIEDSPAVVVAGVDGPARGGGLELALACDVRVGTPESTYGEPGVSFGLFGAWGGTVRLPRVMGEGDALEFALSGRSVDAEEALRMGLISRIEDDPRSVAAEIAANADDALAALKRRIRDDGERATQERREAEAFADLVAAHADDIDALLE from the coding sequence ATGATCGATGTTGAAACGAACGGGTCGATACGAACCATCACGATCGACCGCCCCGAGGCGCGCAACGCGCTCACGGTCGACGGACTCGAAGCGCTGGAAACGGCGGTCGACGACGCCGACGAGCCGGTGATTTTTCTCCGCGGGCGCGGCCCGGCCTTCTCCGCGGGAGCCGACCTGAACGAGGTCGCGGCGCTCGAGGGGGACCGCGATCGCGCGGCCGAGTTCGCGCGCTTGGGCCAGCGCGTCGCGCGGACGATCGAGGACTCGCCCGCGGTCGTCGTGGCGGGCGTCGACGGCCCCGCACGCGGGGGCGGACTCGAGTTGGCGCTGGCCTGTGACGTGCGAGTCGGCACGCCCGAGTCGACCTACGGCGAACCGGGGGTCAGCTTCGGCCTGTTCGGTGCCTGGGGCGGAACCGTTCGGCTGCCCCGCGTCATGGGCGAGGGCGACGCCCTCGAGTTCGCGCTCTCGGGCCGGTCGGTCGACGCCGAGGAGGCGCTACGAATGGGATTGATCTCGCGCATCGAGGACGACCCCCGCTCGGTCGCCGCTGAAATCGCGGCCAACGCCGACGACGCGCTCGCCGCGCTGAAGCGCCGGATTCGGGACGACGGCGAGCGCGCTACGCAGGAGCGACGCGAAGCCGAGGCGTTCGCCGACCTCGTCGCCGCCCACGCCGACGACATCGACGCCCTGCTTGAGTAG
- a CDS encoding DUF7114 family protein, whose product MEKADSCRRAAAEAVADVEPPQLHDFIEATLERASMVPGTLTLESAAMMASEGHAVGDEYDQSLAAEGGRDRADDTDGVVTHAAGVQLIYEGLRLTRSLAHDEPWTATEADASDGDLAILAADILVARGFYLLARTDAATKAVRTVQSFGRDQTRRTDLAADAGDLDPTPSDLDTNLERDVLELAALTGAVAVGETPSPRLLAIVETLADAAGASFPPVEESLGDLEPSAREQSLEDHPTDRATSATDP is encoded by the coding sequence ATGGAGAAGGCCGACAGCTGTCGGCGTGCCGCCGCCGAGGCCGTCGCGGACGTCGAACCACCACAGCTACACGACTTCATCGAAGCGACCCTCGAGCGTGCGTCGATGGTGCCCGGAACGCTCACCCTCGAGAGCGCCGCGATGATGGCGTCCGAGGGACACGCCGTCGGAGACGAGTACGACCAGTCCCTCGCCGCCGAGGGAGGACGCGACCGGGCGGACGACACCGACGGCGTCGTCACCCACGCGGCCGGCGTCCAGCTCATCTACGAGGGACTGCGCCTGACCAGATCGCTCGCCCACGACGAGCCCTGGACGGCGACCGAGGCCGACGCGAGCGACGGCGATCTCGCGATCCTCGCGGCCGACATCCTCGTCGCCCGCGGCTTCTACCTGCTGGCTCGCACCGACGCCGCCACCAAAGCGGTCCGGACCGTCCAATCGTTCGGTCGCGACCAGACCCGCCGTACAGACCTCGCGGCCGACGCCGGCGACCTCGATCCGACGCCGTCCGACCTCGACACCAACCTCGAGCGGGACGTGCTCGAACTCGCCGCCCTCACCGGGGCCGTTGCCGTCGGCGAGACGCCGTCGCCGCGTCTGCTGGCCATCGTCGAGACGCTCGCCGACGCCGCCGGAGCCTCGTTCCCGCCGGTCGAGGAGTCCCTCGGCGACCTCGAGCCCTCGGCTCGCGAGCAGTCCCTCGAGGACCACCCGACCGATCGAGCCACGTCTGCGACGGATCCGTGA
- a CDS encoding NAD(P)-dependent oxidoreductase — MNVLLLGASGRIGRRTATELLDRGHAVTGVSRHGTVDGIDDDKFVAVAGDATDSDDITKLATGHDAVVSALGPSDDESPEVLTEMMDAVIDGLRRADVDRLVWTGGAGGLEVGPETMLIETEDFPEEWEPVARAAIDAYDILSEADDLAWTYLAPAALIEPGERTGEYRTADRKLVTDDEGDSYISMEDFAIALVDELEAENAVHTYLGTGH; from the coding sequence ATGAACGTACTGCTACTCGGTGCGAGCGGACGAATCGGACGGCGAACAGCCACTGAACTCCTCGACCGCGGCCACGCCGTCACCGGCGTCTCCCGGCACGGAACGGTCGACGGGATCGACGACGACAAATTCGTCGCCGTCGCCGGAGACGCGACCGACTCCGATGACATTACGAAGCTCGCGACCGGTCACGACGCCGTGGTGTCGGCGCTCGGCCCGAGCGACGACGAGTCGCCTGAGGTTCTCACGGAGATGATGGACGCCGTGATCGACGGGCTGCGCCGCGCAGACGTCGACCGGCTCGTCTGGACCGGCGGCGCTGGCGGGCTCGAGGTCGGTCCGGAGACGATGTTGATCGAAACGGAGGACTTCCCCGAAGAGTGGGAGCCGGTCGCCCGCGCGGCCATCGACGCGTACGATATCCTCAGCGAGGCCGACGACCTGGCGTGGACGTACCTCGCGCCCGCTGCGCTGATCGAACCCGGCGAGCGAACCGGCGAGTACCGGACCGCCGACCGCAAACTCGTGACCGACGACGAGGGAGACAGCTACATTTCGATGGAGGACTTCGCCATCGCCCTCGTCGACGAACTCGAGGCCGAAAACGCCGTCCACACCTATCTCGGAACCGGGCACTGA
- a CDS encoding SHOCT domain-containing protein: MGLLRNKWLWLSALGVLVSGGLLLAVVGYLGVLVYSGLVSGTPIVTRLLEIAVPVLVTVALLVGLLAVSTVGVLWVLVQNASLPRSERVATLAERLEREYAPLRLLGLSEFLSPPEPSADERAEEALADLKQRYVAGELTEAEFERKVDRLVAADSIDEARAARERNRVVDGETDRH; the protein is encoded by the coding sequence ATGGGACTTCTCAGGAACAAGTGGCTATGGCTGTCCGCTCTGGGCGTCCTCGTCTCCGGCGGACTGCTCCTCGCCGTCGTCGGCTACCTCGGCGTACTCGTCTATTCGGGGCTCGTCAGCGGGACGCCGATCGTGACGCGACTGCTCGAGATCGCGGTGCCCGTTCTCGTGACCGTCGCGCTCCTGGTCGGCCTCCTCGCGGTCTCGACCGTCGGCGTCCTGTGGGTGCTCGTCCAGAACGCGTCGCTGCCGCGGAGCGAGCGGGTGGCGACGCTCGCCGAGCGGCTCGAGCGCGAGTACGCGCCGCTTCGGCTCCTCGGGCTCTCCGAGTTCCTGTCGCCGCCGGAGCCGTCGGCGGACGAACGAGCCGAGGAGGCGCTCGCCGATCTGAAACAGCGGTACGTCGCGGGCGAGCTCACCGAGGCGGAGTTCGAACGGAAGGTCGACCGGCTCGTCGCGGCCGATTCGATCGACGAAGCGCGTGCCGCCCGCGAACGGAATCGAGTCGTCGACGGGGAGACGGATCGTCACTGA
- the gfo6 gene encoding D-xylose 1-dehydrogenase Gfo6, translating to MALEDAFANFTRRDWERESVAGTVRLAVIGIGGFARQRALPAIDEGTYCETTVLVTSSPDQAADVAETYDVPHVIDYDEFLAGERTEAYDGIYVAAPNAFHGEYATAAAAFGKHVLCEKPLEITAERAREIVDACADAGVTLMTAYRLQTEPTVRRTRELVREGVIGNVVQVHGGFSNPLLEHASSDTWRLDPDLAGGGALVDLGVYPLNTIRFLLDCEPTEVYATTRSSGEAFDAVEEQIAFQLEFETGATASCTASLDAHARSALELVGTEGMIDIESPFGGVVPQEMVVESGDVRMEYTGPPVDEVREEFDYFSYCVLTGTDPEPDGEDGLADLQAIEAAYESAETGCRIEFE from the coding sequence ATGGCGCTCGAGGACGCGTTCGCGAACTTCACGCGGCGGGACTGGGAGCGCGAATCGGTCGCGGGAACGGTCCGACTCGCGGTCATCGGTATCGGCGGCTTCGCACGTCAGCGCGCGTTGCCCGCGATCGACGAAGGAACGTACTGCGAGACGACGGTCCTGGTCACGAGTTCGCCGGACCAAGCGGCGGACGTCGCCGAGACGTACGACGTCCCGCACGTCATCGACTACGACGAATTCCTCGCGGGGGAGCGCACGGAGGCATACGACGGGATCTACGTCGCGGCACCGAACGCCTTCCACGGCGAATACGCGACCGCGGCGGCAGCGTTCGGGAAGCACGTCCTCTGTGAGAAACCCCTCGAGATCACCGCCGAGCGCGCTCGGGAGATCGTCGACGCCTGCGCCGATGCCGGCGTGACGCTGATGACGGCCTATCGGCTCCAGACTGAACCGACGGTTCGTCGCACACGGGAACTCGTCCGCGAGGGCGTGATCGGCAACGTCGTCCAGGTCCACGGCGGTTTCTCGAATCCGCTGCTCGAACACGCGAGTTCCGATACGTGGCGGCTCGACCCCGATCTCGCCGGCGGCGGCGCACTGGTCGATCTCGGGGTCTATCCGCTCAACACGATCCGATTCCTCCTCGACTGCGAACCGACGGAGGTGTACGCGACCACCCGCTCGAGCGGCGAGGCGTTCGACGCAGTCGAGGAACAGATCGCGTTTCAACTCGAGTTCGAGACCGGCGCGACGGCCTCGTGTACGGCGAGTCTCGACGCTCACGCCCGGAGCGCGCTCGAGTTGGTCGGCACCGAGGGTATGATCGACATCGAGTCGCCCTTCGGCGGCGTCGTCCCCCAGGAGATGGTCGTCGAGAGCGGCGACGTTCGCATGGAGTACACCGGCCCACCGGTCGACGAGGTCCGCGAGGAGTTCGACTACTTCAGCTACTGCGTGCTGACGGGTACCGATCCCGAACCCGACGGCGAGGACGGCCTCGCGGACCTGCAGGCCATCGAGGCCGCCTACGAGTCGGCCGAGACGGGCTGTCGGATCGAGTTCGAGTGA
- the nadA gene encoding quinolinate synthase NadA produces the protein MVKMETAELETDLSLFKYDNLEQLPPRYRELEEGERTERIEAALEELGDDVVILGHNYQRREIVEHADFIGDSYQLSKEAANADAEYVIFGGVTFMAESADIITDDDQSVILPSMEASCPMAGMAEALQVDSAWAEITAAAPDANIVPITYMNSYADLKAFCASQGGLVCTSSNAHKAFEYAFDKGDKVLFLPDKHLGENTAHRLGMEDEIAEWDPWDPEGKDADEVAESDIILWDGYCQVHERFREDHIEQIRTENPDANVIVHPECRREVVEAADVAGSTSTICETVANADSGDTWAIGTEIHLTNHLQRWHPDVNVVPLCGDACMDCNAMRQIDPNYLAWVLEELAEGREHNVIEVAPEEKELAEVALDRMLEI, from the coding sequence ATGGTCAAAATGGAAACGGCAGAGCTGGAAACCGATTTGAGTCTGTTCAAATACGATAATCTCGAGCAACTCCCACCGCGATACCGGGAGCTCGAGGAGGGAGAACGGACCGAACGCATCGAGGCGGCGCTCGAGGAACTCGGCGACGACGTCGTGATTCTGGGGCACAACTATCAGCGGCGGGAGATCGTCGAACACGCCGACTTCATCGGCGACTCCTACCAGCTCTCGAAGGAGGCCGCCAACGCGGACGCGGAGTACGTGATCTTCGGCGGCGTGACGTTCATGGCCGAGAGCGCGGACATCATCACGGACGACGACCAGTCGGTGATCCTGCCGAGTATGGAGGCGTCGTGTCCGATGGCGGGGATGGCCGAGGCCCTGCAGGTCGACAGCGCGTGGGCCGAGATCACGGCTGCTGCCCCCGACGCCAATATCGTTCCGATTACCTACATGAACTCCTACGCGGATCTGAAGGCCTTCTGTGCGAGCCAGGGGGGACTCGTCTGTACCTCGTCGAACGCCCACAAAGCGTTCGAGTACGCCTTCGATAAGGGAGACAAGGTCCTCTTCCTCCCCGACAAACACCTCGGGGAGAACACCGCTCACCGGCTCGGCATGGAAGACGAGATCGCCGAGTGGGACCCCTGGGATCCCGAGGGTAAGGACGCCGACGAAGTCGCGGAGAGCGACATCATCCTCTGGGACGGCTACTGTCAGGTCCACGAGCGGTTCCGCGAGGACCACATCGAACAGATTCGGACGGAGAATCCGGACGCCAACGTGATCGTCCACCCCGAATGTCGGCGCGAGGTCGTCGAGGCCGCCGACGTGGCCGGGTCGACCAGTACGATCTGCGAGACCGTCGCGAACGCCGATTCCGGCGACACCTGGGCCATCGGTACCGAGATCCACCTCACGAACCACCTCCAGCGTTGGCATCCCGACGTGAACGTCGTCCCGCTCTGTGGCGACGCCTGCATGGACTGCAACGCCATGCGCCAGATCGACCCCAACTATCTGGCCTGGGTGCTCGAGGAACTCGCCGAGGGCCGCGAACACAACGTGATCGAGGTCGCGCCCGAGGAGAAGGAACTCGCGGAAGTCGCGCTCGATCGCATGCTCGAGATCTGA
- a CDS encoding L-aspartate oxidase, with the protein MTETDTGTETTTDGETTDVLVVGSGIAGCAAALAAAREGADVLLLTKATKPDDASTDWAQGGISTTRDDPESLKTDIIEASDGTADPDAVDALVENADDAVEDVLVDTLEVDFDEGDDGAFDYTREAAHSEHRILHVDAATGTHILRPFLRYVDDHERIEVRQDTAALELVTAEGRVHGVVSDEEPDGHPIYAGATILATGGVGALYGRSTNPDDATGDGIAMAALAGADVEDMEYVQFHPTAYAGEDPFLLSEALRGEGAVLRNGDGERFMEDYHSQGDLAPRDVVARAVATEREETGGVVLDVSPLEFEAEYPAIAEKCRERGIDGDEIPVAPCEHFLCGGIDVDENGRTSLDRLYAVGECARTGVHGANRLASTSLLEGLVWGLRAGEDAAGEVRRTSMRSGETAERDPEAVEAPELLNRDPALPERFAAEKFTRLTQTMDEYLGLERDPDEIARASSVLRRLKGEVDAYIRTRTARDLYELRNASVVALLIARAAGENTESVGCHYVATAADDPTAEPPADD; encoded by the coding sequence ATGACCGAAACAGACACCGGGACGGAAACGACGACCGACGGTGAAACGACGGACGTGCTCGTCGTCGGCAGCGGTATCGCGGGCTGTGCGGCCGCACTCGCGGCGGCCAGAGAGGGCGCGGACGTGCTTCTCCTGACGAAGGCGACGAAACCCGACGACGCCAGCACGGACTGGGCGCAGGGCGGCATCTCGACGACGCGGGACGACCCCGAGTCGCTCAAGACGGACATCATCGAGGCCAGCGACGGCACCGCCGATCCCGACGCCGTCGACGCGCTCGTCGAGAACGCCGACGACGCCGTCGAGGACGTGCTCGTCGACACCCTCGAGGTCGACTTCGACGAGGGCGACGACGGCGCGTTCGACTACACGCGCGAGGCGGCCCACTCGGAACACCGCATCCTCCACGTCGACGCCGCAACGGGGACGCACATCCTGCGGCCGTTCCTGCGCTACGTCGACGACCACGAGCGGATCGAAGTCCGACAGGACACCGCCGCGCTCGAGCTGGTCACCGCCGAGGGGCGCGTCCACGGCGTGGTGAGCGACGAAGAACCGGACGGGCACCCGATCTACGCCGGCGCGACGATCCTCGCGACCGGCGGGGTCGGCGCGCTCTACGGCCGGTCGACCAATCCGGACGACGCGACCGGCGACGGCATCGCCATGGCCGCGCTCGCGGGCGCGGACGTCGAGGACATGGAGTACGTCCAGTTCCACCCCACGGCCTACGCCGGCGAGGACCCGTTCCTGCTCTCCGAAGCCCTGCGCGGCGAGGGCGCCGTTCTCCGTAACGGCGATGGCGAGCGGTTTATGGAGGACTACCACTCGCAGGGTGATCTCGCGCCCCGCGACGTCGTCGCCCGCGCGGTCGCCACCGAACGCGAAGAGACCGGCGGGGTCGTCCTGGACGTGAGCCCCCTCGAGTTCGAGGCGGAGTACCCCGCCATCGCCGAGAAGTGCCGCGAGCGGGGCATCGATGGCGACGAGATCCCCGTCGCGCCCTGCGAGCACTTCCTCTGTGGCGGGATCGACGTCGACGAGAACGGACGGACCTCGCTCGATCGGCTCTACGCCGTCGGCGAGTGCGCCCGCACCGGCGTCCACGGCGCGAACCGGCTGGCCAGTACGAGCCTGCTCGAGGGACTCGTCTGGGGACTCCGAGCGGGCGAAGACGCGGCGGGCGAGGTGCGACGCACCTCGATGCGAAGCGGTGAAACCGCGGAGCGCGACCCCGAAGCCGTCGAGGCTCCCGAACTCCTGAATCGGGACCCCGCCCTCCCCGAGCGCTTCGCCGCCGAGAAGTTCACTCGACTGACGCAGACGATGGACGAGTACCTCGGCCTCGAGCGCGATCCCGACGAGATCGCTCGCGCGAGCAGCGTCCTGCGGCGGCTCAAGGGCGAGGTCGACGCCTACATCCGGACGCGGACGGCGCGGGACCTCTACGAACTGCGAAACGCCAGCGTCGTCGCGCTGTTGATCGCGCGGGCGGCGGGCGAGAACACCGAATCGGTCGGCTGTCACTACGTCGCGACCGCGGCCGACGACCCGACGGCCGAACCGCCGGCGGACGACTGA